The following nucleotide sequence is from Brachionichthys hirsutus isolate HB-005 unplaced genomic scaffold, CSIRO-AGI_Bhir_v1 contig_356, whole genome shotgun sequence.
GCGGCTGCGCCAGCAGAGCGGAGCCGTCCATCCGGTCCCCGGTGACGTCTTGTCCCCGTTGCCTCGCCCCCCACGCGCCCTGCTGGCTCTGGTGCAGGGAGTTCAGCGAGTAGGGGTCGCTGACGTGGGAGTACGGGTCCTGGCTCTGGTAGTGAGCGAGCGGCTGGTACGGCGGCGGAAAGTACGGAGGCTGGAAGTCCGAGGAGGGCGCGTGAGACAGCGGCGGCGCGCTGGAGTACGGTCCCGCGTGCGATACCGCGCCCAGCTGGGACAGGCGCGAGCTGTGGCTCGAAACGCCGTCATGTCGGTCCTggagggggggtgcagaggAGGGGGACACGTAAAAACTCTCATAGGATTAGAACCACGTGAACAAAATGAAACCACATGGAGGCCTCGACGCATTTAACTGCGCCGGAACGTTTTAAAACGAGCACCGGAGGAACATTCGGTCGTTTCGTCTGAAATGACTTCACGCCTCTCagcagaaatcccccccccatcccgcccGCATTGAGCATCTGCTCCGAAACGCAACGCGAGGGACGCGAACTCACCGCGGCGGAGTAGGAATGAACCAACATCTGCAAAGCCTCCtccggcgcgcgc
It contains:
- the LOC137917462 gene encoding transcription factor AP-2-beta-like, encoding MLWKLVENVKYEDIYEDRHDGVSSHSSRLSQLGAVSHAGPYSSAPPLSHAPSSDFQPPYFPPPYQPLAHYQSQDPYSHVSDPYSLNSLHQSQQGAWGARQRGQDVTGDRMDGSALL